The following are from one region of the Streptomyces decoyicus genome:
- a CDS encoding serine hydrolase — translation MSAERLTQELRGVLATAGLSGSFLVRDLSTGEEIGIDPDIEFPVASLVKVPLAVAVLDRIHDGRIDGAAMIDVEPGRIASPGPVGLSRFRHPARIAVDDLLYLSTALSDNAASDALFDLVSPTEVTRTLRATGISGIAVRHRMRDLVETPAEQFDPGDVHLAHSLAIGSRTAGRGHPIPQLDVSRANSGSARAFVDLLEALWLSARFPPGVAAQVRSFMGHNVIRHRLAPDFSSDASKWSSKTGTLLNLRHETGVVEHDDGGTFAIAALTESMVPAATQPAAEAVMAQVARTMHDHLRAQ, via the coding sequence ATGAGCGCCGAGCGACTCACACAGGAACTCCGCGGTGTTCTTGCCACAGCGGGCCTGTCGGGTTCCTTCCTGGTACGCGATCTGTCCACCGGCGAGGAGATCGGCATCGATCCCGATATCGAGTTCCCGGTGGCATCGCTGGTGAAGGTGCCGCTCGCCGTCGCCGTGCTGGACCGCATCCACGACGGGCGCATCGACGGAGCCGCGATGATCGACGTCGAGCCGGGGCGCATCGCGTCCCCGGGGCCGGTGGGACTCAGCAGATTCCGTCACCCCGCGCGGATCGCGGTCGACGACCTGCTCTACCTCAGTACGGCGCTCAGCGACAACGCCGCCTCGGACGCGCTGTTCGACCTGGTCTCGCCCACCGAGGTCACCCGGACCCTGCGCGCCACCGGAATCAGCGGCATCGCAGTTCGGCACCGCATGCGTGACCTTGTCGAAACCCCGGCCGAGCAATTCGACCCGGGCGACGTGCACCTTGCCCACTCGCTCGCGATCGGATCACGTACGGCAGGACGAGGCCACCCGATCCCACAACTCGATGTGAGCAGAGCGAACTCGGGCTCCGCGCGCGCCTTCGTCGACCTTCTGGAAGCCCTGTGGCTCTCGGCACGCTTTCCGCCCGGCGTTGCCGCGCAGGTGCGCTCGTTCATGGGCCACAACGTGATCCGGCACCGACTGGCGCCCGACTTCAGCTCGGACGCCTCGAAGTGGTCGTCGAAGACCGGCACCCTGCTGAACCTCCGCCACGAAACAGGCGTGGTCGAGCACGACGACGGCGGCACCTTCGCCATCGCCGCACTGACCGAGTCCATGGTCCCGGCGGCAACTCAACCGGCCGCCGAAGCGGTCATGGCCCAGGTCGCACGGACCATGCACGACCACCTGCGCGCCCAGTGA
- a CDS encoding class I SAM-dependent methyltransferase: protein MWQRRRVPQGSVHHPVFARFYASCCGPAADARAGVAALRRELLAGATGRVIEVGAGTGLNFAHYPGTVSEVVAIEPEATLREVARSAAARAEVPVDLVPGVAEALPVKSEAFDTAVASLVLCSVREVQRALVELRRVLRPGGELRFFEHGRAAGRGLAAVQWSLDRTVWPLLMGGCHTGRDPLGEIRTAGFEVLRVRRLKVPERGPTLPTSPAVLGVARRPAD, encoded by the coding sequence ATGTGGCAGCGCAGGAGAGTTCCGCAAGGCAGCGTCCATCACCCCGTGTTCGCCCGCTTCTATGCGAGCTGCTGTGGTCCGGCGGCGGACGCGCGGGCGGGTGTGGCCGCGCTCCGCAGGGAGTTGCTGGCGGGCGCCACGGGGCGGGTCATCGAGGTCGGCGCGGGCACCGGGCTGAATTTTGCGCACTACCCGGGGACGGTCTCGGAGGTGGTGGCGATCGAACCGGAGGCCACACTGCGGGAGGTGGCCAGGTCGGCGGCGGCGCGTGCGGAGGTGCCGGTGGATCTGGTGCCGGGCGTGGCGGAGGCCCTGCCGGTCAAGAGCGAGGCGTTCGATACGGCGGTGGCGTCGCTGGTGCTGTGTTCCGTGCGAGAGGTGCAGCGGGCGCTGGTGGAGCTGCGACGGGTGTTGCGTCCAGGCGGTGAGCTGCGGTTCTTCGAGCACGGGCGGGCCGCGGGGCGCGGGCTGGCGGCGGTGCAGTGGTCGTTGGACCGGACGGTCTGGCCGCTGCTGATGGGCGGCTGTCACACCGGCCGGGACCCGCTGGGCGAGATCCGGACGGCCGGGTTCGAGGTGCTGCGGGTGCGCCGGCTGAAGGTTCCGGAGCGCGGGCCGACGCTGCCCACGTCACCGGCGGTGCTGGGCGTGGCACGGCGGCCGGCCGACTGA
- a CDS encoding APC family permease, with translation MSVPAPVPHLKRSLRRFDIMAIGVAAVISFDVIGQIAAGGGEAVTWIAVIAVAFLLPYALVFAETGAAFPQEGGPYVWVELAFGRLVAALTTMFYWVTNPVWLGGSLVFVAAQAWDGFVFPLGSGTVADHAFKLVFIWAAILTAVVSLRRGKWITTAGAGAKVSALAFFTGTAVAYGIQHGFRGLASAGFSPTGAGFLALVPVLLFAFVGFEAPNAAGDEMLDPQRDVPVAIGMSGAIATCCYLLPVLAILSAVPAGHITGVGGFMDAARLVFGIYGSWRGPLLTGVAVLFVVALLTQGSAWMIVADRMQAMAAADGGFFSRGLGAFHPRLGTPVRMNLLSGVTATAFMAAAMNLANGDASAVFGVVLAVAITTLLLSYLALVPSLLALRLRHREVPRPYQAPFGTRGFAVATLLVYAWILLGSWVALFPGTLEQLFGIPYDFRAIWGVSRLTFETFTLGTVVLLLVVAAAGYLIQHLRARPRDEGHKGGPGRRRRYRRS, from the coding sequence GTGTCCGTCCCAGCCCCCGTCCCGCATCTCAAGCGCAGCCTGCGGCGCTTCGACATCATGGCGATCGGCGTCGCCGCCGTGATCTCCTTCGATGTGATCGGGCAGATCGCCGCCGGCGGTGGCGAGGCCGTCACCTGGATCGCCGTGATCGCGGTGGCGTTTCTACTGCCCTATGCCCTGGTCTTCGCCGAGACCGGAGCCGCGTTCCCGCAGGAAGGCGGGCCCTATGTCTGGGTGGAGCTGGCCTTCGGCCGGCTGGTGGCCGCGCTGACCACCATGTTCTATTGGGTCACCAATCCCGTCTGGCTCGGCGGCTCGCTGGTCTTCGTGGCCGCGCAGGCATGGGACGGGTTCGTCTTCCCGCTCGGCTCGGGCACAGTGGCGGACCACGCCTTCAAGCTGGTCTTCATCTGGGCCGCCATTCTCACCGCGGTGGTCTCGCTCCGCCGCGGCAAATGGATCACCACGGCCGGCGCCGGTGCCAAGGTGTCGGCGCTGGCGTTCTTCACGGGTACGGCGGTGGCATACGGCATCCAGCACGGCTTCCGCGGACTGGCGAGCGCCGGCTTCTCCCCCACCGGGGCGGGATTTCTGGCGCTGGTGCCGGTGTTGCTGTTCGCCTTCGTCGGCTTCGAGGCGCCCAACGCGGCGGGGGACGAGATGCTGGACCCCCAGCGCGATGTACCGGTCGCGATCGGGATGTCGGGAGCCATCGCCACCTGCTGCTATCTGCTGCCGGTGCTGGCCATTCTCTCCGCCGTACCGGCCGGCCATATCACCGGCGTCGGCGGCTTCATGGATGCCGCCCGGCTGGTCTTCGGCATCTACGGGAGCTGGCGCGGCCCGCTGCTGACCGGTGTCGCCGTGCTGTTCGTGGTGGCGTTGCTGACGCAGGGCAGCGCCTGGATGATCGTCGCCGACCGGATGCAGGCCATGGCGGCCGCCGACGGCGGGTTCTTCAGCCGGGGCCTGGGCGCCTTCCATCCACGGCTGGGCACCCCGGTGCGGATGAACCTGCTCTCCGGTGTCACCGCCACCGCCTTCATGGCGGCCGCGATGAACCTGGCGAACGGGGATGCCTCGGCCGTCTTCGGCGTGGTGCTGGCCGTCGCGATCACCACCCTGCTGCTGTCCTACCTCGCCCTGGTCCCCTCCCTGCTGGCGCTGCGGCTGCGCCACCGCGAGGTGCCCCGGCCGTACCAGGCCCCGTTCGGCACCCGGGGCTTCGCCGTCGCGACGCTGCTCGTCTACGCGTGGATCCTGCTCGGGTCGTGGGTGGCCCTGTTTCCCGGCACCCTGGAGCAGCTCTTCGGGATCCCGTACGACTTCCGGGCGATCTGGGGCGTCTCCCGGCTCACCTTCGAGACGTTCACCCTCGGCACCGTCGTCCTGCTGCTCGTGGTCGCGGCTGCCGGTTACCTGATCCAGCATCTGCGCGCCCGGCCCCGCGACGAGGGACACAAGGGTGGACCGGGCCGACGGCGCCGGTACCGGAGGAGCTGA
- a CDS encoding aldo/keto reductase: MQHVTLNNGVQMPILGFGVYQIPPEQTEQAVTEALAAGYRLLDTAAAYQNEAAVGRALRNSGIPREELFLTTKLWIQDAPAQEHTRRAFEASLNKLGVEYLDLYLMHQPYGDVYGQWRAMEDLHREGRIKAIGVANFHPDRLVDLIINNEVAPAVNQIETHPFFQRTADQEVMRGRGVQIQSWGGFAEGRNDLFTNPLLSGIGEKHGKSVAQVALRWLIQRGIVAIPKSVRAERMAENIDVFDFALTDDQMAAIATLDTGTSLFFDHRDPEIADWLGKRRLDD; the protein is encoded by the coding sequence ATGCAGCACGTCACCCTGAACAACGGCGTCCAGATGCCGATCCTCGGCTTCGGCGTCTACCAGATTCCGCCGGAGCAGACCGAGCAGGCCGTCACCGAGGCCCTCGCGGCCGGCTACCGGCTGCTCGACACCGCCGCCGCCTACCAGAACGAGGCGGCCGTCGGCCGGGCCCTCAGGAACAGCGGCATCCCGCGCGAGGAGCTGTTCCTCACCACCAAGCTGTGGATCCAGGACGCTCCCGCTCAGGAGCACACCCGGCGCGCCTTCGAGGCGTCGCTGAACAAGCTCGGCGTCGAATACCTCGACCTGTACCTGATGCACCAGCCCTACGGCGACGTCTACGGCCAGTGGCGCGCCATGGAGGACCTGCACCGCGAGGGCCGCATCAAGGCGATCGGCGTCGCCAACTTCCACCCCGACCGGCTCGTCGACCTCATCATCAACAACGAGGTCGCCCCCGCGGTCAACCAGATCGAAACCCACCCGTTCTTCCAGCGCACCGCCGACCAGGAGGTCATGCGCGGGCGCGGGGTCCAGATTCAGTCGTGGGGCGGGTTCGCGGAGGGCAGGAACGACCTGTTCACGAATCCGCTCCTGAGCGGGATCGGCGAGAAGCACGGCAAGTCCGTGGCGCAGGTCGCGCTCCGCTGGCTGATCCAGCGCGGCATCGTCGCGATCCCCAAGTCGGTCCGCGCCGAGCGCATGGCGGAGAACATCGACGTCTTCGACTTTGCGCTCACCGACGACCAGATGGCGGCCATCGCCACCCTGGACACCGGAACGTCGCTGTTCTTCGACCACCGCGACCCGGAGATCGCCGACTGGCTCGGCAAGCGGCGCCTGGACGACTGA
- a CDS encoding DUF6194 family protein produces the protein MEQIIATVRGFDGALVVVPEPGGDFPELAWGDAFFYFAPDGQLPQNVQPYGTIVVKNYPDDTACDLDAPGRWRVNIHVERATFREFTAEEPRSLTRPRDYTAADTVMPHPVYGALGWLAVVNPGEKNTDTVLQLLRGAHDAARARFARRHEPGGSPESD, from the coding sequence ATGGAACAGATCATTGCGACCGTGCGGGGCTTCGACGGCGCGCTCGTGGTCGTCCCGGAGCCGGGCGGCGACTTTCCCGAGCTCGCGTGGGGCGACGCCTTCTTCTACTTCGCCCCCGACGGTCAGCTTCCGCAGAACGTTCAGCCTTACGGAACGATCGTCGTCAAGAACTACCCCGACGACACCGCTTGCGACCTCGACGCTCCGGGACGGTGGCGGGTGAACATCCACGTCGAGCGTGCGACGTTCCGGGAGTTCACGGCTGAGGAGCCACGCAGCCTCACCCGACCTCGCGACTACACCGCCGCCGACACGGTGATGCCGCATCCGGTATACGGGGCACTCGGCTGGCTCGCTGTCGTCAATCCCGGCGAGAAGAACACGGACACGGTGCTGCAGCTTCTGCGCGGTGCCCACGACGCGGCTCGTGCCAGGTTCGCGCGGCGACATGAACCGGGAGGGTCACCGGAGAGCGACTGA
- the bla gene encoding class A beta-lactamase: MISSKRRTALSAATLVLASGLLSGCTGSSDTGPAGPASSTASASTDSAPSRDRAAKALAQVERRFHARLGVYMLDTGTGRTVTYRAGERFAHASTFKALAAGVVLKRSTDDELNRVIRYSASDLEDYAPITKRHVDQGMTLRDLVKAALQYSDNTAANLLLDQLGGPAGLQKALRAMGDATTRVNRTEPTLNEAKPGDTRDTSTPRTLGTDLRGFVLGDVLPEGRRQLLTGWLRGNTTGGPYIRAGVPSGWKVGDKTGNGGYGTRNDIAIVWPASGAPVVVAVLSDRGSKDAASDDALIKDATKAGLAALR; this comes from the coding sequence ATGATCTCTTCCAAGCGCAGGACAGCCCTCTCCGCAGCCACTCTCGTGCTCGCATCGGGCCTGCTGAGCGGATGCACGGGGAGCAGCGACACCGGTCCGGCCGGGCCGGCGTCCTCAACCGCCTCGGCATCAACCGACTCGGCCCCCTCGCGGGACCGCGCCGCCAAGGCCCTCGCGCAGGTCGAGCGCCGATTCCATGCCCGCCTCGGTGTGTACATGCTGGACACCGGGACGGGCCGCACGGTGACGTACCGAGCGGGCGAGCGGTTCGCGCACGCCTCGACCTTCAAGGCCCTCGCTGCCGGGGTCGTGCTCAAGCGCAGCACGGACGACGAGCTCAACCGTGTCATCCGCTACAGCGCCTCGGACCTCGAAGACTACGCACCGATCACCAAGCGGCACGTGGACCAGGGAATGACGCTGCGCGACCTCGTCAAGGCCGCGCTGCAGTACAGCGACAACACGGCCGCCAACCTGCTCCTGGACCAGCTCGGTGGGCCTGCCGGGCTGCAAAAGGCGCTCCGCGCGATGGGAGACGCGACGACTCGGGTCAACCGGACCGAACCGACGCTCAATGAAGCGAAGCCCGGCGACACCCGGGACACCAGCACTCCGCGCACTCTCGGCACCGATCTGCGCGGGTTCGTCCTCGGAGACGTGCTGCCCGAAGGCCGGCGGCAACTGCTCACGGGGTGGCTCCGCGGGAACACGACCGGGGGCCCCTACATCAGGGCAGGAGTCCCCTCCGGATGGAAGGTCGGTGACAAGACGGGCAACGGCGGGTACGGCACGCGCAATGACATCGCGATCGTCTGGCCGGCCAGCGGGGCTCCGGTCGTCGTCGCCGTCCTGTCCGACCGCGGCTCCAAGGACGCGGCCTCCGATGACGCCCTGATCAAGGACGCCACGAAGGCCGGCCTCGCAGCCCTCCGCTGA
- the bioD gene encoding dethiobiotin synthase, with translation MRRNRAGSAAQSRRHTMSVLFVTGTGTEIGKTVTTAAIAAAALAQGRSVAVLKPAQTGVTAHESGDAAEVERLAGPVTTAELARFPDPLAPSTAALRAGLPPVLPHEIAEAAAKLDASHDLVLVEGAGGLLVRFDADGHTLADAARLAGAPVLVVAQAGLGTLNATALTALALRSYGLDSPGVVVGSWPAEPDLASRCNLADLPDAAGAPLLGLIPEGSGGLPPRAFRAAAPGWLAPVLGGSGAFRIPA, from the coding sequence ATTCGCCGTAACCGCGCGGGATCGGCCGCGCAGAGTCGGAGGCACACCATGTCGGTGCTGTTCGTGACGGGCACGGGCACGGAGATCGGCAAGACCGTGACCACTGCCGCGATCGCCGCGGCGGCGCTCGCCCAGGGGCGTTCGGTGGCGGTGCTCAAACCGGCCCAGACCGGTGTCACGGCGCACGAGAGCGGCGATGCGGCGGAGGTCGAGCGGCTGGCCGGCCCGGTCACCACGGCCGAACTCGCCCGCTTTCCCGACCCGCTGGCGCCCTCGACGGCCGCGCTGCGGGCCGGTCTGCCGCCGGTGCTCCCCCACGAGATCGCCGAGGCGGCCGCCAAACTGGACGCCTCGCACGATCTGGTCCTGGTCGAGGGGGCGGGCGGACTGCTCGTCCGCTTCGACGCGGACGGCCATACCCTCGCCGATGCCGCGCGGCTGGCTGGCGCCCCCGTGCTGGTGGTCGCGCAGGCGGGCCTGGGCACCCTCAACGCCACCGCACTGACCGCGCTGGCGCTGCGTTCGTACGGGCTCGACTCCCCGGGCGTCGTCGTCGGCAGCTGGCCGGCCGAACCCGACCTGGCCTCCCGCTGCAATCTCGCGGACCTCCCGGACGCCGCCGGCGCCCCGCTCCTCGGCCTGATCCCGGAGGGCTCCGGCGGGCTCCCGCCCCGGGCCTTCCGCGCCGCGGCCCCTGGCTGGCTGGCGCCGGTGCTCGGCGGATCGGGCGCGTTCCGTATCCCCGCGTGA
- a CDS encoding MerR family transcriptional regulator, with product MGELVSGSPRVPLRTVDVARESGYSVQQVRDLERLGVIPAAARSSNGYRSYTPLHVHALRAYRGLAGAVGPVAARQLLAELRTATTAEAASAVNTVHVRLAREREEVLRAQRALRAIQAEADTSEFEQERDAMTITELAEALNVRPSTLRFWEQEGLVTPERVTSLRARRYGLSAIGAARIVVALRGAGYGIPAVREAMDSLQRLDGLEETQRILRHRADQIATRTMELLRAGSDLATVVASAQDPATT from the coding sequence ATGGGCGAGCTGGTGAGCGGTTCGCCACGCGTACCGCTCCGAACCGTCGATGTCGCCAGAGAGTCGGGGTACTCGGTACAACAGGTGCGCGACCTGGAGCGGCTGGGAGTCATTCCCGCGGCCGCTCGATCGAGCAACGGCTACCGCTCCTACACACCGCTTCACGTGCACGCTCTTCGGGCCTACCGAGGACTCGCGGGTGCGGTGGGGCCGGTCGCGGCCCGGCAGTTGCTGGCGGAGCTGCGAACGGCGACGACCGCGGAGGCCGCGTCGGCGGTCAACACGGTGCATGTCCGGCTCGCCCGGGAACGCGAGGAGGTTCTGCGCGCTCAACGGGCCTTGCGGGCGATCCAGGCCGAAGCGGACACCAGCGAGTTCGAGCAGGAGAGGGACGCGATGACGATCACGGAGCTCGCCGAAGCGCTCAACGTACGACCCTCGACCCTGCGGTTCTGGGAGCAGGAAGGACTTGTCACCCCCGAGCGGGTGACGTCACTGCGCGCCCGCCGCTACGGCCTGTCAGCCATCGGAGCGGCACGCATCGTCGTGGCTCTCCGCGGCGCCGGCTACGGCATTCCCGCAGTGCGCGAGGCCATGGACTCCCTGCAGCGGCTCGACGGCCTGGAAGAGACCCAACGCATCCTGCGGCACCGTGCGGACCAGATCGCCACACGCACCATGGAGCTCCTCCGTGCGGGCTCGGACCTGGCCACCGTCGTTGCGTCGGCCCAGGATCCCGCGACCACCTAG
- a CDS encoding aldo/keto reductase — MRYIKLRDLDVSRIGLGAMGMSHGYTDSGTDEAESLRTLHRALDLGVTLIDTAEIYGPYANEELLGRALKGRRDQVVLATKFGLVSHGGAGAGAWTLDSSPANIRTAVEGSLERLGTDHIDLYYQHRVDPETPIEETVGALAELVAEGKVRAIGLSEAGPDTIRRAHAVHPVTAVQSEYSLWTRDPEARVLPLLRELNIGFVPFGPLGRGFLTGTVRSTDGFTEGDFRHGNPRFTGENFRRNLRIADEVQAVAAEAEATPAQVALAWLLAQGDDIAPIPGTKRVHRVEENTAADAVQLTAEQRDRLTGLPPAAGATHTEAGLHLLER; from the coding sequence ATGCGCTACATCAAACTGCGTGACCTGGACGTTTCCCGGATCGGTCTCGGCGCGATGGGGATGTCCCACGGGTACACCGATTCCGGGACCGACGAGGCGGAATCCCTCCGCACCCTCCACCGCGCCCTGGACCTGGGCGTCACCCTCATCGACACCGCCGAGATCTACGGCCCCTACGCCAACGAGGAACTGCTCGGCCGGGCCCTCAAGGGACGCCGTGACCAGGTCGTGCTGGCGACCAAGTTCGGCCTCGTCTCCCACGGCGGTGCCGGCGCGGGTGCGTGGACCCTGGACAGCAGTCCGGCCAACATCCGCACCGCCGTCGAAGGCTCCCTCGAACGCCTCGGCACGGACCACATCGACCTGTACTACCAGCATCGGGTCGACCCGGAGACCCCGATCGAGGAGACCGTCGGGGCGCTGGCCGAGCTGGTCGCCGAGGGCAAGGTCCGCGCCATCGGCCTGTCCGAGGCCGGGCCCGACACCATCCGCCGTGCGCACGCCGTCCATCCCGTCACCGCGGTGCAGTCGGAGTACTCCCTGTGGACCCGCGATCCCGAGGCACGGGTGCTGCCGTTGCTGCGCGAGCTGAACATCGGGTTTGTGCCGTTCGGGCCCCTGGGCCGCGGCTTTCTCACCGGCACGGTCCGCTCCACCGACGGCTTCACGGAGGGCGACTTCCGGCACGGCAACCCGCGCTTCACCGGCGAGAACTTCCGGCGCAACCTGCGCATCGCCGACGAGGTCCAGGCCGTCGCCGCCGAAGCCGAGGCCACCCCGGCCCAGGTCGCCCTGGCCTGGCTGCTGGCTCAGGGCGACGACATCGCCCCCATCCCCGGTACCAAACGCGTCCACCGGGTCGAGGAGAACACCGCAGCCGACGCCGTCCAGCTGACCGCCGAACAGCGCGACAGGCTGACCGGCCTCCCTCCGGCAGCCGGAGCCACCCATACGGAAGCGGGCCTGCACCTGCTCGAACGCTGA
- a CDS encoding adenosylmethionine--8-amino-7-oxononanoate transaminase: MPEPLTPGELLALDRQHVWHPYGPMPGKAAPLLVESASGVRLRLAEPVEGQDELVDGMSSWWSAVHGYNHPVLNDAARGQLDRMSHVMFGGLTHEPAVRLAKRLVDISPEPLQHVFLADSGSVSVEVAVKMCLQYWRSLGKPRKQRLLTWRGGYHGDTWQPMSVCDPDGGMHELWQGVLPRQIFADTPPAGFDAAPDEAYTAHLRELIGRHAEELAAVIVEPVVQGAGGMSFHSPEYLRVLREACDEHGVLLVFDEIATGFGRTGALFAAEHASVAPDVMCLGKALTGGYLTLAATLCTTAVADGISRGALPVLAHGPTFMGNPLAAAVADASISLLLSQDWGQEVKRIEAGLRNGLAPAADLPGVREVRVLGAIGVVQLDHEVDMAAATRAAVREGVWLRPFRDLIYTMPPYITGDDDVARICAAVCAAAREG, from the coding sequence ATGCCTGAGCCGCTCACCCCCGGCGAACTGCTCGCGCTCGACCGGCAGCATGTGTGGCATCCCTACGGGCCGATGCCCGGCAAGGCCGCACCGCTGCTGGTCGAGTCGGCGTCCGGCGTCCGGCTCCGGCTGGCCGAACCGGTCGAGGGCCAGGACGAGTTGGTCGACGGCATGTCCTCCTGGTGGTCGGCCGTACACGGCTACAACCACCCGGTGCTCAATGACGCCGCGCGTGGTCAGCTGGATCGGATGAGCCATGTGATGTTCGGCGGGCTCACCCACGAGCCCGCCGTGCGGCTGGCGAAGCGGCTGGTCGACATCAGCCCGGAGCCGCTTCAGCACGTCTTCCTCGCCGACTCCGGTTCGGTGTCGGTCGAGGTCGCCGTCAAGATGTGCCTCCAGTACTGGCGCTCGCTGGGAAAGCCGCGCAAGCAGCGGCTGTTGACCTGGCGGGGCGGCTATCACGGCGACACCTGGCAGCCGATGTCGGTCTGCGACCCGGACGGCGGCATGCATGAGCTGTGGCAGGGGGTGCTGCCGCGGCAGATCTTCGCGGACACGCCGCCGGCCGGCTTCGATGCCGCGCCCGACGAGGCGTACACGGCACATCTGCGGGAGCTGATCGGCCGGCACGCCGAGGAGCTGGCGGCGGTGATCGTGGAGCCCGTGGTGCAGGGGGCGGGCGGGATGTCGTTCCACTCCCCCGAATATCTTCGGGTGCTGCGGGAGGCCTGCGACGAGCACGGCGTGCTGCTCGTCTTCGACGAGATCGCGACCGGCTTCGGCCGTACCGGCGCGCTCTTCGCCGCCGAACACGCGAGTGTCGCACCCGATGTGATGTGTCTCGGCAAGGCACTGACCGGCGGTTATCTGACCCTGGCGGCGACGCTGTGCACGACGGCCGTCGCGGACGGCATCTCCCGCGGCGCGCTGCCGGTGCTGGCGCACGGCCCCACCTTCATGGGCAATCCGCTCGCCGCCGCCGTCGCCGACGCCTCGATCTCACTGCTGCTGTCCCAGGACTGGGGACAGGAGGTCAAGCGCATCGAGGCGGGGCTGCGGAACGGTCTGGCACCGGCCGCGGACCTCCCCGGGGTGCGCGAGGTACGCGTACTCGGCGCGATCGGTGTCGTCCAGCTCGACCACGAGGTGGACATGGCGGCCGCGACCCGGGCGGCCGTCCGGGAGGGCGTGTGGCTGCGCCCGTTCCGGGATCTGATCTACACCATGCCGCCGTACATCACCGGCGACGACGACGTGGCGCGCATCTGCGCCGCGGTGTGCGCGGCGGCACGGGAAGGCTGA
- a CDS encoding toxin-antitoxin system HicB family antitoxin: MAKTQLNVRVDEATAEAARERALQRGVSMNRYIEELVLKDAGEVGQTFVEAASDFMKQYERVFAEEFGLEPGGAPRAATTTNHEGLPGTT, from the coding sequence GTGGCGAAGACGCAGCTGAACGTCCGCGTGGACGAGGCCACCGCCGAAGCGGCGCGAGAGCGTGCCCTACAGCGGGGAGTGAGCATGAATCGCTATATCGAGGAGCTCGTCCTCAAGGACGCCGGTGAGGTCGGCCAGACCTTCGTCGAGGCCGCCTCCGACTTCATGAAGCAGTACGAGCGCGTCTTCGCCGAGGAATTCGGCCTGGAACCAGGCGGCGCCCCGCGCGCCGCGACCACCACCAACCACGAAGGACTGCCGGGCACCACGTGA
- a CDS encoding LysR family transcriptional regulator yields MDLVAACRVFVQVGERGSFTLGAEAVRVPQSVASRRVAALEEHFGERLFDRSTRRAALTAFGRDMLPSAKRLVQLAEALEYHAEQAKLRPFGLAVPETCSVRHLAMLDAAARDEDTVLDFRTAGPAERTELLRSREVRAALVAVPPAGADWTVPLGVASPADSGRGPLHLETLRPGRAQRSFRRIWIQPEDDVPHIRDRLAQTGHRVALVPAQVAVAASLTAAVAATMHTDDFLLCSAAQADDLGLCWRRLAGAPVARGYSVSAVAGDDADRVQAGLWTQVARALGAPTDTKERA; encoded by the coding sequence GTGGATCTGGTGGCGGCGTGTCGGGTGTTCGTACAAGTGGGCGAGCGTGGCAGCTTCACCCTCGGCGCCGAGGCTGTCCGCGTGCCGCAGTCCGTGGCGAGCCGACGGGTTGCCGCGCTCGAGGAGCATTTCGGGGAGCGGCTGTTCGATCGCTCCACGCGGCGGGCGGCGCTCACCGCGTTCGGGCGCGACATGCTTCCGTCGGCGAAGCGGCTCGTGCAGTTGGCGGAGGCGCTGGAGTACCACGCCGAGCAGGCGAAGCTCCGGCCGTTCGGTCTCGCGGTGCCCGAGACCTGCTCGGTCCGGCACTTGGCGATGCTCGACGCGGCCGCTCGCGACGAGGACACCGTCCTGGACTTCCGTACCGCCGGCCCGGCGGAACGTACGGAACTGCTCCGGTCCCGCGAAGTCCGGGCCGCCCTCGTCGCGGTGCCACCGGCAGGCGCCGATTGGACGGTGCCGCTCGGTGTCGCTTCCCCGGCGGACAGCGGCAGGGGGCCGCTCCACCTCGAGACCTTGCGGCCCGGCAGGGCGCAACGCTCGTTCCGGCGCATCTGGATCCAGCCGGAAGACGATGTTCCCCATATCCGGGACCGTTTGGCGCAGACCGGTCATCGTGTCGCGCTCGTGCCTGCACAGGTCGCGGTCGCCGCATCGCTGACCGCCGCCGTGGCCGCGACGATGCACACGGACGACTTTCTCCTGTGCTCGGCGGCGCAAGCGGATGATCTGGGGCTGTGCTGGCGCCGGCTGGCGGGAGCGCCCGTTGCCCGCGGCTACAGCGTGTCAGCGGTGGCCGGTGACGATGCGGACCGGGTGCAGGCCGGCCTCTGGACGCAGGTGGCCCGCGCCCTGGGAGCGCCCACGGATACAAAGGAGCGTGCATGA